In the genome of Desulfuromonas sp. DDH964, one region contains:
- a CDS encoding tetratricopeptide repeat protein encodes MNRETTGFGPAAGRVVLLFLALLFSGCASTSPPQSPALQAAVAESRRGIEAESRGKPRIALAAFNRALDGYAAIEDTPGVVKSLVNIARLERRGGNSEAAATHIERALALNPDNPALAAELRFEKALLLLDREEPAVALVWAQQALATAPAAERGRARNLVARILLLQGERDQAAAAATRALSELAGPQLAERANAHRLLGEIALAGGQAVGAEAEFNQALALDKEAGLCPRIAADLQGLTRAADLRQSPGEAMALLQRAFTVASAGAEYPLAIQLLDDLATRYRASGDSSAAQQLARERERLAQLVNGGDLPR; translated from the coding sequence ATGAATAGGGAGACCACGGGCTTCGGGCCGGCTGCCGGCAGGGTCGTACTGCTGTTCCTGGCGCTCCTGTTCAGCGGCTGCGCGAGCACCAGCCCCCCCCAATCGCCGGCCCTGCAGGCCGCCGTCGCCGAAAGCCGGCGCGGGATCGAGGCCGAGAGCCGCGGCAAGCCGCGGATCGCCCTCGCCGCCTTCAACCGGGCGCTGGACGGATACGCCGCCATCGAGGATACCCCTGGCGTGGTCAAAAGCCTGGTCAATATCGCCCGCCTCGAGCGCCGCGGGGGGAACAGCGAGGCGGCCGCCACCCACATCGAGCGCGCCCTGGCGCTCAATCCTGATAATCCGGCCCTGGCGGCGGAGCTCCGCTTTGAAAAGGCGCTGCTGCTTCTCGACCGTGAAGAACCGGCCGTCGCGCTGGTCTGGGCGCAACAGGCCCTCGCCACGGCACCGGCGGCGGAACGGGGCCGCGCCCGCAACCTGGTGGCGCGCATCCTGCTGCTGCAGGGGGAGCGGGACCAGGCTGCCGCGGCGGCGACCCGGGCCCTTTCCGAACTCGCGGGGCCGCAACTGGCCGAGCGGGCCAACGCCCACCGCCTGCTCGGCGAGATCGCCCTGGCCGGCGGCCAGGCCGTCGGCGCCGAAGCTGAATTCAACCAGGCCCTCGCCCTCGACAAGGAGGCGGGGCTCTGTCCGCGCATCGCCGCCGACCTGCAAGGGCTGACCCGCGCCGCCGACCTGCGTCAATCTCCCGGAGAGGCGATGGCGCTGCTCCAGCGCGCCTTCACCGTCGCCAGCGCCGGCGCCGAATATCCACTGGCCATCCAGCTTCTCGACGACCTCGCCACCCGTTATCGGGCGAGTGGGGACAGCAGTGCCGCGCAACAGCTCGCCAGAGAACGGGAACGCCTCGCCCAGCTGGTGAATGGTGGCGACCTGCCCCGCTGA
- a CDS encoding MlaD family protein — protein sequence MIEEVDTRFRHLETKIGLFLALALAACLGAVFYIGTASDLFTPKYLLHFTVDKGTGFAAGMPIKLSGFRIGRIEDIALNQDARVDIQVQIARKYQQWIRADSVARLAKEGLVGDEIIELSVGSPDQPMLEDGDLLTFEKTKSLEEQAAEIADKVKPVLIEVAEIIAYINDPDGDLKQSLRNIQVLSNDLKTIRGEAGRQLTTTVDNLNLTIDKAASILGHSQDSLHAFEATLGNVDRVVGEVETSLPDLLQRFDRILGNLEATSCTLRQVATEAAPQIPELLAEVDGSVKEARQVIGAVQDIWLIRGNLPQEKPLLLPGDSHE from the coding sequence ATGATCGAGGAGGTCGATACCAGGTTTCGCCATCTGGAAACCAAGATCGGCCTGTTCCTGGCGCTGGCGCTGGCCGCCTGCCTGGGAGCAGTCTTCTATATCGGCACCGCCAGTGACCTGTTCACCCCCAAGTATCTGCTGCACTTCACCGTCGACAAGGGGACCGGGTTCGCCGCCGGCATGCCGATCAAGCTCTCCGGTTTTCGCATCGGCCGGATCGAGGATATCGCCCTCAACCAGGACGCCCGGGTCGACATCCAGGTGCAGATCGCCAGGAAGTACCAGCAATGGATCCGCGCCGACTCGGTAGCGCGCCTCGCCAAGGAGGGTCTGGTCGGCGACGAAATCATCGAATTGAGCGTCGGCTCCCCGGACCAGCCCATGCTCGAGGACGGCGACCTGCTCACCTTTGAAAAGACCAAGTCCCTTGAGGAACAGGCCGCCGAGATCGCCGACAAGGTCAAACCGGTGCTGATCGAAGTCGCCGAGATCATCGCATATATCAACGACCCGGACGGGGATCTCAAGCAATCGCTGCGCAACATCCAGGTCCTCAGCAACGACTTGAAGACGATCCGCGGCGAGGCGGGACGCCAGCTCACCACCACCGTCGACAATCTCAACCTGACCATCGACAAGGCTGCCTCGATTCTTGGCCACTCGCAGGATTCGCTCCACGCTTTCGAGGCAACGCTGGGGAATGTCGACCGCGTGGTCGGCGAGGTCGAAACGAGTTTGCCGGACCTGCTGCAGCGTTTTGATCGGATTCTCGGCAACCTCGAAGCAACTTCCTGCACCCTGCGCCAGGTTGCGACCGAGGCGGCGCCGCAGATTCCCGAGCTTCTCGCCGAAGTCGACGGCAGTGTCAAGGAGGCCCGGCAGGTGATCGGTGCGGTGCAGGACATCTGGCTGATCCGCGGCAACCTGCCGCAGGAGAAGCCGCTGCTGTTGCCGGGAGACAGTCATGAATAG
- a CDS encoding ATP-binding cassette domain-containing protein: MTDTLVLENLSGWEEIAPFNCRVPAGGMAVILTPKDEYNSDLARLLLGLVLPPQGRVELFEREPGRLNERDGRELRRRIGTVAAAGGLISNLKAWENLLLPTLYHRKLSRETLASAGRAALDRVGYQGQEMALPGLMNLFQRKQVGFARALLLDPDLMIYESLLFGLNQRERNLLLDIARSFHGEKAGRTSLFLTSDPGLPRLLPEAEVHYLTKGLQP; encoded by the coding sequence ATGACCGATACCCTGGTTCTCGAAAACCTCAGCGGGTGGGAGGAGATCGCCCCCTTCAACTGCCGCGTCCCGGCAGGCGGGATGGCGGTCATCCTGACGCCCAAGGATGAATACAACAGCGACCTCGCCCGGCTCCTGCTCGGCCTGGTCCTGCCGCCACAGGGGCGGGTCGAACTCTTCGAACGGGAACCGGGCAGACTGAACGAACGGGACGGTCGGGAGCTGCGCCGCCGCATCGGCACCGTCGCCGCCGCCGGTGGCCTGATCTCCAACCTCAAGGCCTGGGAGAACCTGCTCCTGCCGACCCTCTACCACCGCAAACTCTCGCGGGAGACCCTGGCGAGTGCCGGGCGCGCGGCGCTTGACAGGGTCGGTTACCAGGGGCAGGAGATGGCACTGCCGGGGTTGATGAACCTGTTTCAGCGCAAGCAGGTCGGCTTCGCCCGGGCGCTTCTTCTCGATCCCGACCTGATGATCTACGAATCGCTCCTGTTCGGCCTCAACCAGCGGGAGCGCAACCTCCTGCTCGACATCGCCCGCAGCTTTCACGGTGAGAAGGCCGGGAGGACCTCCCTCTTTCTTACTTCGGACCCGGGTCTGCCCCGCCTCCTTCCCGAGGCCGAGGTCCATTACCTGACGAAGGGATTGCAGCCATGA
- a CDS encoding ABC transporter permease, protein MTFFATFGHWALKKTSQLLATLRLILAALSGVAGLRNQATTPVLLKQIYFTGFESAKVIIVISMAIGTVIIAQVMLLVGSANASLTGKVLIWTVVRELGPMLTALIVIARSGAAIASELGTMKLNGEVETLLGLGISPIAYLATPRILGGMLAVFALTVYFEAGAILGGVLVASFGWHLPLEQFSQGLYAALTLQDLAMSAVKSLLFGLFITAAACQQGLAVGRSATMIPQAATLGVMHSLFLVFVLDGIVTLTFQYLHAG, encoded by the coding sequence GTGACCTTCTTTGCCACATTTGGCCACTGGGCCCTGAAAAAAACATCCCAGCTTCTGGCAACCCTGCGACTGATCCTGGCGGCCCTGTCCGGGGTGGCGGGTTTGCGCAACCAGGCGACCACCCCGGTTTTGCTCAAGCAGATCTACTTTACCGGCTTCGAGTCGGCCAAGGTCATCATCGTTATCTCGATGGCGATTGGCACCGTCATCATCGCCCAGGTGATGCTCCTGGTCGGCAGCGCCAATGCCTCCCTCACCGGCAAGGTCCTGATCTGGACCGTCGTGCGCGAGCTCGGGCCGATGCTGACCGCCCTGATCGTGATCGCCCGCAGCGGTGCAGCAATCGCCTCCGAACTCGGCACGATGAAGCTCAATGGCGAGGTCGAGACCCTGCTGGGACTCGGCATCTCCCCGATCGCCTACCTGGCGACCCCGCGGATTCTCGGCGGCATGCTTGCCGTCTTCGCCCTGACTGTCTATTTCGAGGCCGGCGCGATTCTCGGCGGGGTGCTGGTCGCCTCCTTCGGCTGGCACCTGCCGCTGGAACAGTTCTCCCAGGGGCTCTACGCCGCCCTCACCCTGCAGGACCTGGCCATGAGCGCCGTCAAGAGCCTTCTCTTCGGGCTTTTCATCACCGCCGCCGCCTGCCAGCAGGGACTGGCGGTGGGCCGCAGCGCGACGATGATCCCGCAGGCGGCGACTCTCGGCGTCATGCACAGTCTCTTTCTGGTCTTCGTTCTCGACGGGATCGTGACCCTGACCTTCCAGTATCTCCATGCCGGCTAG
- a CDS encoding MFS transporter codes for MSQTVSRSATLLVVCTAHFLMPFMMSAVGVALPAIGREFAASARQLGLVETTYVLSASIFLLTMGRLGDIHGRRRVFQNGIALFTLAGGLLSQAWSIESLIAFRFLQGMGGAMVMSTSLAIVVSVFPGAERGKALGIAVAAVYAGISCGPLIGGTLVAAFGWRAIFYCSVPLGLAAFLVTLRKLRGEWAEAKGEPFDWRGSLVYAAGILLLISGASNLEQGYWAWGLLGLGVIVLALFVALERRCPFPLLNITLLTGNRVFALSNLAALFNYAATFGVTFFLSLYLQYVKGFDPRQAGLILILQPVTQSLLSPACGRLSDRIPAPWVATAGMALCAAGLGLAASVSASSPLGLILALLTLLGLGFALFSSPNMSVILGAVAPRYLGVATGLSASMRTLGMMTSMTIITIIFSVLMGDRPIAAETLPDFLRSMRSALLVFCGLCVVGIFCSVGRAVAPRPPADHG; via the coding sequence ATGTCGCAAACCGTCTCCCGCAGCGCCACCCTGCTGGTGGTCTGTACCGCCCATTTCCTGATGCCCTTCATGATGTCGGCGGTCGGCGTCGCCCTGCCGGCCATCGGCCGGGAGTTCGCCGCCAGCGCCCGCCAGCTCGGGCTGGTGGAGACGACTTACGTCCTCTCGGCCTCAATCTTCCTGCTTACCATGGGGCGGCTCGGCGACATCCACGGCCGGCGCCGCGTCTTCCAGAACGGCATCGCCCTCTTCACCCTCGCCGGCGGGCTCCTCTCCCAGGCCTGGTCGATCGAATCGCTGATCGCCTTCCGCTTCCTGCAGGGGATGGGGGGCGCAATGGTGATGTCGACCTCCCTGGCGATCGTGGTCTCGGTCTTTCCCGGCGCCGAGCGCGGCAAGGCGCTCGGCATCGCGGTGGCGGCGGTCTACGCCGGCATCTCCTGCGGACCGCTGATCGGCGGCACCCTGGTCGCCGCTTTCGGCTGGCGCGCCATCTTCTACTGCAGCGTGCCCCTGGGCCTGGCCGCCTTTCTGGTGACGCTGCGCAAACTGCGCGGCGAATGGGCCGAGGCGAAAGGGGAACCCTTCGACTGGCGCGGCAGCCTGGTCTACGCCGCCGGCATCCTGCTGCTGATCAGCGGCGCCTCCAACCTCGAACAGGGGTACTGGGCCTGGGGGCTGCTCGGGCTGGGTGTTATCGTCCTGGCCCTCTTCGTAGCACTGGAGCGGCGCTGCCCCTTTCCGCTCCTCAACATCACCCTGCTCACCGGCAACCGGGTCTTTGCCCTGAGCAACCTGGCGGCCCTCTTCAACTACGCCGCGACCTTCGGCGTCACCTTCTTCCTCAGCCTCTACCTGCAATACGTCAAGGGTTTCGATCCACGCCAGGCCGGCCTGATCCTGATCCTGCAGCCGGTGACCCAGAGTCTCCTCTCGCCGGCCTGCGGACGGCTCTCCGACCGCATTCCCGCCCCCTGGGTGGCGACCGCCGGCATGGCCCTCTGTGCCGCCGGGCTCGGGCTTGCCGCCAGCGTCAGTGCCAGCTCGCCCCTCGGCCTGATCCTCGCCCTGCTCACCCTGCTCGGCCTGGGCTTCGCCCTCTTCTCCTCCCCTAACATGAGTGTCATCCTCGGGGCGGTCGCCCCGCGCTACCTCGGCGTCGCCACCGGCCTCTCGGCGAGCATGCGCACCCTGGGGATGATGACCAGCATGACGATCATCACCATCATCTTCTCGGTGCTGATGGGGGACCGGCCCATCGCCGCCGAAACCCTCCCCGACTTCCTGCGCAGCATGCGCAGCGCCCTCCTGGTCTTCTGCGGGCTCTGCGTCGTGGGCATCTTCTGCTCGGTCGGCCGCGCCGTCGCCCCCCGCCCACCTGCAGATCACGGTTGA
- a CDS encoding IS110 family transposase — protein MKFYTKQHQFYCGVDLHADAMYVCILDATGEVVVHQNIPTKPKNFLRLIKPYRSGIVVGCECMFTWYWLADLCTEQEIDFVLGHALYMKAIHGGKAKNDRIDSHKIAVLLRGGSFPLAYTYPKPMRATRDLLRRRNHLARKRGELFAHIQNTATQYNLPEPLGRIAKPSERGDLLKKFPDSVVRRMVEVDLLTIEHYEQLLDRLERELERIATGHDPINLALLKSIPGVGKILGMVMLYEIEDIARFPREQDFASYCRLVKPGKESNGKHYGHSGKKIGNAHLRWAFGEAVVLMLKGNKPAQTMLQRLASKHGKGKALAILAHRLGRAVYYMLKNQVPFDQDRFLRKAA, from the coding sequence ATGAAATTCTACACGAAACAGCACCAATTCTATTGCGGCGTCGATCTGCATGCAGACGCCATGTACGTCTGCATCCTTGATGCGACCGGCGAGGTGGTGGTTCATCAGAACATCCCGACCAAACCGAAAAACTTCCTGCGACTGATCAAACCCTACCGCTCCGGCATCGTGGTCGGCTGCGAGTGCATGTTTACCTGGTACTGGCTGGCCGATCTGTGCACCGAGCAGGAGATTGACTTCGTCCTCGGTCATGCCCTCTACATGAAGGCAATTCACGGCGGCAAGGCCAAGAACGATCGCATCGATTCCCACAAGATCGCCGTACTGCTGCGCGGCGGTTCTTTTCCGCTGGCCTATACCTACCCCAAGCCGATGCGGGCGACGAGGGACTTGCTGCGCCGCCGCAATCATCTCGCCCGCAAACGGGGCGAACTCTTCGCCCACATCCAGAACACCGCCACCCAGTACAACCTCCCCGAGCCGCTGGGACGTATCGCCAAACCGAGCGAGCGCGGTGATCTGCTCAAAAAGTTTCCCGATTCGGTGGTACGTCGCATGGTCGAGGTCGACCTGCTCACCATCGAACATTACGAACAGCTGCTGGATCGACTGGAGCGGGAACTGGAGCGCATCGCCACCGGTCATGATCCGATCAACCTGGCGCTGCTCAAATCGATTCCCGGGGTCGGCAAGATCCTCGGCATGGTGATGCTCTACGAGATCGAGGACATCGCCCGCTTCCCCCGCGAGCAGGACTTTGCCTCCTATTGCCGGCTGGTCAAGCCGGGCAAGGAATCGAACGGCAAGCATTATGGCCATTCGGGCAAGAAGATCGGCAACGCCCATCTGCGCTGGGCTTTTGGCGAGGCCGTGGTGCTGATGCTCAAAGGGAACAAGCCGGCTCAAACCATGCTGCAACGCCTGGCCAGCAAGCACGGCAAGGGGAAAGCCCTGGCCATCCTGGCCCATCGTCTCGGTCGTGCCGTCTATTACATGCTCAAAAATCAGGTGCCCTTCGACCAGGACAGGTTCCTGCGCAAGGCCGCCTGA
- a CDS encoding Spy/CpxP family protein refolding chaperone, which produces MKKSLLPILLFTATLVGGSFLPLAANAAQPGNERRQGEGRDQRQERMAEILGLSAEQQASIAALIEAERAANAPLRERLRANREQMHQAVTAETFDESAVRALAASQVADRTELLVSHARAQHLSGPRPSRVKKSDNEKGFPSRSLTCD; this is translated from the coding sequence ATGAAAAAATCGTTGTTACCGATCCTGCTGTTCACCGCCACCCTCGTCGGTGGCTCTTTCCTCCCCCTCGCGGCGAACGCCGCGCAGCCAGGAAACGAACGCCGCCAGGGCGAAGGGCGGGACCAGCGCCAGGAGCGCATGGCCGAAATCCTCGGTCTCAGCGCCGAGCAGCAGGCGAGCATCGCCGCACTCATCGAGGCGGAGCGCGCCGCCAACGCCCCGCTGCGGGAGCGGCTACGGGCCAACCGCGAACAGATGCACCAGGCGGTCACGGCGGAAACCTTCGACGAATCCGCGGTCCGCGCCCTGGCGGCCAGCCAGGTGGCCGACCGCACCGAGCTCCTTGTCAGCCACGCCCGCGCCCAACACTTATCAGGCCCCCGGCCGTCAAGGGTAAAAAAGTCCGATAACGAAAAAGGTTTTCCCTCCCGTTCTTTGACATGCGACTGA
- a CDS encoding ATP-binding protein, translating to MMLKLGIRYRLFLAMLAATVVVVGCMYVIVQWSFNRGFLQYINTLEEERLESLAGELQQAYEREGGWDFLQRDPAAWLRLMVGTLPPGTVDSERLQRLERRLERRAERGQPPLPREGPPGLEQRFELRVLLLDGDRQPIFGPPAPPDLNLRPLRQGAQVIGYLGLLPRQGLADASQLRFVRQQRLGLVLIAGVMLLVSALLALPLAKRLVRPLKALAAATHRLAAGEYGTRVAVTSRDELGQLAADFNALALTLEKNEAARRQWVADISHELRTPLAILRGEIEALQDGVRQPGPATIGSLHSEVLHLGRLVDDLYQLSLSDLGALNYRKQKLDLRTLVETVVEGYRDAFGRKELSLVVTLPPGPVPLFADGERLYQLLGNLLENSLRYTDPGGRLAVNLSTAGARATLDLFDSAPGVASADLDKLFDRLYRGEGSRNRASGGAGLGLAICRNIAEAHGGSISARPSPFGGVWIQVELPRAGASA from the coding sequence ATGATGCTGAAGTTAGGAATCCGATACCGTCTCTTTCTCGCCATGCTCGCCGCTACCGTGGTGGTCGTCGGTTGCATGTACGTCATCGTGCAGTGGAGCTTCAACCGCGGATTCCTGCAGTATATCAATACCCTGGAGGAGGAACGCCTGGAGAGCCTCGCCGGGGAGCTGCAGCAGGCCTATGAACGGGAAGGGGGCTGGGATTTTCTGCAGCGTGATCCGGCCGCCTGGTTGCGCCTGATGGTCGGCACCCTGCCGCCGGGAACGGTCGACAGTGAGCGGCTGCAGCGCCTTGAGCGGCGCCTCGAGCGCCGTGCCGAGCGCGGCCAGCCGCCGCTGCCGCGGGAGGGTCCGCCCGGCCTGGAGCAGCGCTTTGAATTGCGGGTGCTGCTGCTTGATGGCGACCGGCAGCCGATCTTCGGTCCACCCGCGCCGCCCGACCTCAACCTGCGCCCGCTGCGCCAGGGTGCGCAGGTGATCGGCTATCTCGGTCTGTTGCCACGCCAGGGCCTGGCCGATGCCAGCCAGCTCCGTTTCGTGCGCCAGCAGCGCCTCGGCCTGGTGCTGATCGCGGGTGTCATGCTGCTGGTCTCCGCGCTCCTCGCCCTCCCCCTCGCCAAGCGCCTGGTGCGCCCCCTCAAGGCGCTGGCGGCGGCGACCCATCGCCTCGCCGCCGGCGAATACGGCACGCGGGTCGCGGTGACCTCCCGCGACGAGCTCGGCCAGCTCGCCGCCGACTTCAATGCCCTCGCCCTCACCCTGGAGAAGAACGAAGCGGCGCGCCGCCAGTGGGTGGCGGATATCTCCCACGAGCTGCGCACCCCGCTGGCGATCCTGCGCGGCGAGATCGAGGCGCTGCAAGACGGCGTCCGCCAGCCCGGTCCGGCGACAATCGGTTCGTTGCACAGCGAAGTGCTCCACCTCGGGCGACTGGTCGACGACCTTTACCAGCTGTCCCTCTCCGATCTCGGGGCTCTCAATTACCGCAAGCAAAAGCTCGACCTGCGCACGCTGGTGGAAACGGTGGTCGAGGGCTACCGCGACGCCTTCGGGCGCAAGGAGCTCTCTCTGGTGGTGACGCTGCCGCCCGGCCCGGTTCCCCTCTTCGCCGACGGAGAACGGCTGTACCAGCTCCTCGGCAACCTCCTCGAGAACAGTCTGCGCTATACTGACCCGGGGGGGCGGCTCGCCGTCAACCTCTCGACTGCGGGGGCGCGGGCCACCCTCGACCTTTTCGACAGCGCCCCCGGGGTCGCGTCCGCCGATCTCGACAAGCTCTTCGACCGGCTCTACCGCGGCGAAGGCTCGCGCAACCGGGCCAGCGGTGGCGCCGGGCTCGGACTGGCGATCTGTCGCAATATCGCCGAGGCCCACGGCGGCAGCATCAGCGCCCGGCCTTCGCCCTTCGGCGGAGTCTGGATCCAGGTGGAACTGCCCCGCGCCGGAGCGAGCGCATGA
- a CDS encoding response regulator codes for MNDTILIVEDEPKLAALLADYLHQAGFASERLDNGLAVAPRVRAAAPALVLLDLMLPGRDGLEVCKELRSFCAVPIIMVTARIEEIDRLLGLELGADDYICKPFSPREVVARVKAVLRRTGEGRDGVDAGLILDPERYRATLHGRDLGLTALEFNLLQFLFAHPGRIFSRQQLMDRIYHDQRIVSDRTIDSHIKKLRKKIADIDTTAELVHSVYSVGYKFEY; via the coding sequence ATGAACGACACCATCCTGATCGTCGAAGACGAACCGAAACTCGCCGCGCTCCTCGCCGACTACCTGCACCAGGCCGGCTTTGCCAGTGAGCGCCTCGATAACGGCCTGGCGGTGGCGCCGCGGGTGCGCGCAGCGGCGCCGGCGCTGGTCCTGCTCGACCTGATGCTGCCGGGTCGCGATGGACTGGAGGTCTGCAAGGAGCTGCGCAGCTTCTGTGCGGTGCCGATCATCATGGTGACGGCTCGGATCGAGGAGATCGACCGCCTGCTCGGCCTCGAACTCGGCGCCGACGACTACATCTGCAAGCCCTTCTCGCCGCGGGAGGTGGTGGCCCGGGTCAAGGCAGTGCTGCGCCGGACCGGCGAGGGGCGGGACGGGGTGGACGCGGGGCTGATCCTCGATCCCGAGCGCTACCGGGCTACTCTGCACGGCCGCGACCTCGGGCTGACTGCCCTGGAGTTCAACCTGCTGCAGTTCCTCTTCGCCCATCCCGGGAGGATCTTCTCCCGCCAGCAGCTCATGGACCGCATCTACCATGACCAGCGCATTGTCAGCGATCGCACCATCGACAGCCATATCAAGAAGCTGCGGAAAAAAATTGCCGATATCGATACCACGGCCGAGCTGGTTCATTCGGTGTACAGTGTTGGCTATAAATTTGAATATTGA
- a CDS encoding Lcl C-terminal domain-containing protein, giving the protein MFQIINLRYLALLGSLLLLLATAGHAADFVARADGTVRDRQSGLVWQAMDDGTPRSWSNAEIYCQELNLGGLQGWRLPHRPELQSLLRKDGAAPLIDETLFPLTKALKYWTAERDTKFDTFAWTVGFGSGLAGLDDVGRMNFVRCVH; this is encoded by the coding sequence ATGTTTCAAATCATAAATCTTCGGTACCTGGCCCTGCTTGGCAGTCTCCTCCTGCTCCTGGCAACTGCGGGCCACGCGGCCGACTTCGTCGCCCGCGCCGACGGCACCGTCCGCGATCGCCAATCGGGGCTGGTCTGGCAGGCCATGGACGACGGGACGCCGCGTTCCTGGAGCAACGCCGAGATCTACTGCCAGGAGTTGAACCTGGGCGGCCTTCAGGGCTGGCGCCTTCCCCACCGGCCGGAACTTCAATCCCTGCTGCGCAAGGACGGCGCGGCGCCCCTGATCGACGAAACCCTCTTCCCCCTCACCAAGGCGCTCAAGTACTGGACCGCGGAGCGGGATACGAAGTTCGACACCTTTGCCTGGACCGTCGGTTTCGGCAGCGGCCTCGCCGGCCTCGACGACGTCGGCCGGATGAATTTCGTGCGTTGCGTGCATTGA
- the ydiK gene encoding AI-2E family transporter YdiK → MTNRPPAIDLTRATLGIFFLCLMVAACFWILRPFLLSLAWAVMIVVATWPLLLGVQARLRGNRYLAVLVMTGTMLLVFVIPFALAIGTIVDHAPQIGAWAKSLSQLSLPAPPASLGGLPLVGPKLAGGWQHLAAMPPEEWSGRFAPYLKSTGGWLAAKAGSFGMMFVHILLTLGLSALLYARGEQAGQTLVRFAHKVAGSQGETSVRLASLAIRAVALGVVVTSLVQSILAGLGLALAGIPLATLLTALVFVLTVAQIGPLPVLVPAVIWLYWQDDILWGTVLLVWSLVVVNLDAFLRPMLIKRGSNLPLILIFGGVLGGLFAFGIIGLFIGPVVLAVSYTLLMAWIGDHSTAQVASARADVAGDNPAGEN, encoded by the coding sequence ATGACCAACCGCCCGCCCGCCATCGACCTGACCCGCGCCACCCTCGGGATCTTCTTCCTCTGCCTGATGGTTGCGGCCTGCTTCTGGATTCTGCGCCCCTTTCTCCTCTCCCTGGCCTGGGCGGTCATGATCGTGGTTGCTACCTGGCCGCTCCTGCTTGGGGTTCAGGCGCGGTTGCGGGGGAACCGTTACCTGGCGGTACTGGTGATGACCGGGACCATGCTCCTCGTCTTCGTCATCCCCTTCGCTCTGGCTATCGGCACCATCGTCGACCATGCGCCGCAGATCGGTGCCTGGGCCAAGTCGCTGAGCCAACTCAGTCTCCCTGCGCCGCCCGCCTCGCTGGGCGGGCTGCCGCTGGTCGGACCGAAGCTGGCCGGGGGGTGGCAGCATCTGGCGGCCATGCCACCGGAGGAATGGAGCGGCCGGTTTGCCCCCTACCTGAAAAGTACCGGGGGGTGGCTGGCGGCCAAAGCGGGAAGTTTCGGCATGATGTTTGTGCACATCCTGCTGACCTTGGGGCTTTCGGCGCTCCTATATGCCCGGGGCGAGCAGGCGGGTCAGACCCTGGTCCGCTTCGCGCACAAGGTCGCCGGGAGCCAGGGAGAGACCAGCGTCCGTCTTGCGAGTCTGGCAATCCGGGCGGTCGCTCTCGGCGTGGTGGTGACCTCCCTGGTCCAGTCGATTCTCGCCGGCCTCGGGCTCGCCCTGGCCGGCATTCCCCTCGCCACCCTGCTGACCGCTCTGGTCTTCGTCCTGACCGTCGCCCAGATCGGGCCACTGCCAGTGCTGGTCCCTGCGGTCATCTGGCTTTACTGGCAGGACGACATTCTGTGGGGGACGGTCCTTCTGGTCTGGTCCCTGGTGGTAGTCAATCTGGATGCCTTCCTCCGGCCGATGTTGATCAAACGCGGCTCCAACCTCCCCCTGATTCTGATCTTCGGTGGCGTTCTCGGTGGTCTCTTCGCTTTCGGCATTATCGGGCTGTTCATCGGACCGGTGGTGCTGGCGGTCTCCTACACCCTGTTGATGGCCTGGATCGGCGACCATTCCACCGCGCAGGTCGCCTCGGCCCGGGCAGACGTTGCGGGCGACAACCCGGCTGGCGAAAACTGA